The genomic DNA GTACTATAGACGgatttctccttcattttcttaGCTTGCTTCTCTTGTTCTATCTTCGATTCCCATTGTTCAGTCTGGATGCTCCGATTCATTTTACATAAGCAACAGAGCAGAGGTTCATCAACATTGTTATTCACATTACAAGGGCCAGAAGGATGACATGGAATGTTTTGACCACACGAGTTGCAATTAATTGCacacttttcacacacacacacacacacaggggttTCGAAACACTTGCATCTGCACTGGATGATAATTCGAGAGTGTTTGTACATTTTTGCATATTGGCCAGCAGCTGTTTGGTCGTTTTACAAATTGATCGTCGACGATACTAATagttattttgcaaaatgaccaaaccCTTAGTCATTTTTCAGAATGGCCATaattatttgggcattttgcaTAATGGCAGACATTTcggtcattttccaaaatgaccaggAATTTTGCAAATTCACCAATTTCGCAAAATTATCGTAACacccataacacacacacacacacacacacacacacttatatatatatatatatatatatatatatatatatatatatatatatatatatatatatatatatatatatacggaaatgCATGCCATCAATAAATCAAAATCAGTTTATAAATCACTCTATGATCTATGAACAGAAGCCACGCAGGTAAACGACAAAGGTTACAGTAGAATGACATACCTTGGTTTTTTTGCAGTCGCTATTAAAAATATGTGAACCCACTTTTTTTGACATGCAAATGAAGCCCTTTGTCACAGAGTAATGTGATAATCCATCCGGCCCAGGCGACCATATCATGCAATCAGGACACGGAAATGGACTTTGATTAGCGTCcgcattatttattatatcatctatatatttatattcatgggaGTTTCGTCCGGTAATGGAAAGTTTAAAAATAACGGTTTAAATGTGGcatttgctgtatatatatatatatatatatatatatatatatatatatatatatatatatgtgtgtgtgtgtgtgtgtgtgtgtgtgtgtgtgtgtgtgtgtgtgtgtgtatgtcgttgggggggtggggggagaggttaTAGGCACTTCACCGTATGTTCTGATTTCTgggttggacgagtggttttcgcgctcggctgccaatccggcggttcgaagttcgattcccgactctgccaacgcggaatcagaagaatttatctctggtgatagaaattcatttctcgatatagtgtggttcggatcccacaataagctgtaggtcccattgctagataaccaattggttcctagccacgtaaaaatatctaatccttcgtgccagccctaggagagctgttaatcagctcagtggtctggtaaaactaagacatacttaactttttctttcCTAGGTTcctgcccgggagccgacgaaattattatcaactaaaaattccccttgcagtttacgtaatatattaattctgaggtagagcgaattagatattaaaggagatttgtataatatttataaataatacgtGTATGTCTTTCTGCGTGTAAGCGCACTCACTACATCTACCAAGCACATGTTTGTGTTCAGCTCCACCGAACGGTGCTGCCACACCAGAAAACACTAACATTATTCGCGTCTCTCGTTAACACTTTCACACATTCTTCCACACGTTCGTATTAACGCCGTCCCCAGCGAAGCTCAGGTCCTTGGCCCTTAGATGACGCCGTCGACCGCCATTGTCctcagggattctctctctctctctcttgcagttgTCTGAGCATATCTCGTCAAGGGAAATGAGATTGACGCGTGGATGAGGTTCGTCATCTCTGGATGCCGGGGGGATTTCTCTGTTGGAGgcagaagggggtgggggtgcgcCTTGGCTTCTTATCTCAGTAGTCTTGGATTTCTTAGCACCGAGAGTTTCTGAAGATTGTCTGTCGCaggtatttaatcatttttaaaatggTAAACATACTTGAAAGATTCGCTTGTATAATGGAATCGTGAACTGGAAACTTAGGTCTATAGATATTCCTCGCTGGAAACCCAGAACTCTTAcatttcacaattatatatattcatccttAAGGTTACAGGTATATTTCAACACGTAATCTGTATTACGTAATATGTTCTAatattgtaacatttttttcCAGGCTACAGGATTATGTAATATATCCTGGCAATATTATTCATTATGAATATAGCTTCCTCTGAGGCATAAAAGGACGAGAGGTCACTGCTGTATTCTTTTGGAGAGAAGAAGCGAAAAactaaaactacttttttttttcaaaacactgTACCCTGGGGAAGCATCACTCGCGGGCGGTTTCCGTAAAGCGGGCGGGCGTTTGTGCTCTATTCTCGAAAATTTATCCTGACTTGCACTCTCCTTTCTTTGTTTCTTCACCTTTTTAAGAGATTATTGTCTGTTGATTCCCATTCTCATTCCCATTCTCTGCGAGATGGGACGTTGGTGAGACTGCTTTGCGTTCAAAAtccattttccattattttgaagaTTTAGCAGCTTTTCGCTCTACCCGTTTAAGGAATTACAGTCTATTGACATATCTATCGGCCTGCCATTCCAATCATTTTCATAGGTAGTTCGGCGTGTAATATTTACAGTgtaccataaaaaaataaggatttaTAGCGGTTTGTTCTAGGTACCCGACtaagaaaatactgtatttacatatttatcggTCTGGCATTCCAATGATTTTAGGTCATTTGGcaaataatatttacaatttaaCTTAAAATATAGACTGGAATAGTCCAAGTTACAAATTAtatttctaattctctctctctctctctctctctctctctctctctctctctctctctctctctctctctcttaaaaaggaTAATGTTTTAAAGGTTTTTGATGACCAGTAACTGCTATCATAATGCAATGATTATGGGGACCTTGACTATATTTTTACCATTGCTTTCCACAGTTATGCGGACATTATCCCTTATCTGGGTTACCGCTGATAGTTAAATGTCATTGTTTTAAATGAACAGAACAACaactgaaataaatgaagattaaaaaATACCATAATTGTTCTCATGGCTAAAGAAAGTCGACAGTATAACGATAATATGTTATATGATTTTATTACATCTCTCAGATGGAGTGAAGTTCTTGAAGTCGTCGACTagtacatttaaaaataatacaatccTCTGCGTTACGTATTGAAgttttcgtttatattttttttttaaatatcattctCTACGTTAAGTATGATCATGGAGGCGAGATATGCGGctgataatattaaaaacatgTTTTCGTAGTTTCAAAACGATCACTGGGAAAGATAAGACGGTTCTATTGTGTTGGCGATAACTGCTCAGTGTTTATTAGCTGAGCACGACGGACTGAAACTTCTCAGTGTCAGTCTCCGTTAATATAAGGCAGTAATGTCATCTTTGAAAAGCTGTAACGTGAATCAGAGAGAGTATTGAATTCATAAGTTTTAAGCGGGTGTGTTTGTGCTCGAAAACATGGCGACAGTTGTAGACGAAACAACTCCACTGCTCGCTAAGATTCCAGCGTCGCCTGAGCCTGTGGAGAAGCAAGATGGCGGAGGTGTCTGTACAAATTTTACGAGATTCTTGTCATCCGTTCGACTCGAGCCAACTATCGTGCTTTTTGGCATTGCCTACGGCATAGAGACCGTTTTCGGGACGAACCTCATCATAGATAAAGTTTGCAAAGCGTCCTACAGTCCAGATAAGTGTGAGAATCTTGATTCAGGCCGGTACCCTCGAGAGCAAGATTCCGTCCAACGCCTCTCCAGCGCTTACGGCGTCTACATCCGTCTGATCGAGTTCATTCCGGGCATCGTCGCCATGTTGTTTTTGGGCTCCTGGAGCGACCGCCGCGAACGGAAGGGCCCCATCCTCTTGCCTCTGGCTGGGAATCTGTTGAAAGGACTGCTCCTGACGTCGAATGCCTACTGGTGGTCTCTCCCGCCGGAGTACATCCTCGTGGCTTATATTCCGGTAGGCCTAACCGGCTCAATGTTGGGGTTGATCTCTGGAGCTTATGCTTACATCAGCGCAGCTTCCGGCGGGAAATCGCGAACTTCGCGTGTGGCTGTCATTGGGGTCATCGTCCATTTCGCCTCTCCCGTTGGGCAGGCACTGGCCGAGGCGCTGTTTGACCGTGGGGGGTACGTAGCCGTGTTTGGCGCCCATTCTGCAGCTAGTGCTTTGGCGCTTGTTTACAGCGGCTTGAGGCTAGAAAAGTGGCCCGGGGGACGCAAGAGAGGAGATTCATCAGCCAGTGTCTGGCAGGCTGTTTCTCCCAAAGCTGTAAAGGATATGTTTCTGGTGGCTCTCAGGCGGCGCAAAAACGGAGTCAGGGGATACATCCTTGGCTACGTAGTTGCTGTATCGCTGTATGTCGTCGGTGTTGGTAAGTTTCATATGTGTTGCTGTTCATAGAAGAGGTATTTGCGTCTTTCATTCGAATAGAATGAGAAAGTCTGTTTGGCAGATTGTAACAGGTTACTTTTAAAACTATGAATTTTCGACGTATTCATTCTAAAAGACGTTTATGAATTACTTAAAAGAGTTGCTTTGACTTATGTAAATTGTTTACTACCATAGGCAAAGTATTTGGATAAGCTCGGAACTTCATCTTTTTAAACATCATCTTCTTTCCTCCAGAAAGCATAATATGTAGACTCAAAGGTCCTCTTCCTTCAACACTTACCTGTTGACATTAATCAAAATCTGGTTATATTAGGGAAGCTGGGAGGAGATTGCCAAGTAAAGGTGCAAACTATCTGATGAGCCTAAACATCGAGAATAAAAACCTTTGAAttagcagaataataataataatagtttttatctCACTtcatgtgggatatgccagtggaaattgtgcccataatcataggaactaggcacgatcccaagatccctgaaaaggaacctggaaaactagatgacaaagtagctccaggactcatgcagaagagtgttctaGAAACAGCAGGCATCgtgagaaagtgatggactcctaaggaggcaagatgcaacccggaaccccaaattATATAAACCACTCAGTcgataggatgactgtgatagacaataataataataataataataataataataataataataataataataataataataataataatacagccaactaagacaaccacccagaaattcccgaagccgaaccaagtaagagactctgggaaaacatatggagcaatccggtatcacacaacaaacatgcaacatggctccaggaagtcaaggaagaagaaacagggagaataaaacaaagattcacagacatcacgacagacacagtcagacaccaactaaagaaaatgccaaactggaaagccccaggtcccgatgaagtccatggatactggctcaaaaacttcaaggccctacacccacgaatagcagaactactccagcattgtatctcaaatcaccaagcacccaaatggatgtccacaggaagaacatccttagtacaaaaagacaagagtaagggaaatatagccagtaactacaggcctatcacctgcctaccaataatgtggaagttactaacaggtatcatcagtgaaaggctatacaactacctagaggagacaaacaccatcccccaccaacagaaaggctgcagaaggaagtgtaggggcacaaaagaccagctcctgatagacaaaatggtaatgaagaacagtaggagaaggaaaaccaacctaagcatggcatggatagactataagaaagccttcgacatgataccacacacatggctaatagaatgcctgaaaatatatggggcagaggaaaataccatcagcttcctcaaaaatacaatgcgcaactggaatacaatacttacaagctctggaataagactagcagaggttaatatcaggagagggatcttccagggcgactcactgtccccactactcttcgtagtagccatgattcccatgacaaaagtactacagaagatgggtgccgggtaccaactcaagaaaagaggcaacagaatcaaccatctgatgttcatggacgacatcaagctgtatggtaagaaaatcaaggaaatagataccctaatccagactgtaaggattgtatctggggacattaggatggagtttggaatagaaaaatgcgccttagtcaacatacaaaaaggcaaagtaacgagaactgaagggataaagctaccagatgggagtaacatcaaacacatagatgagacaggatacaaatacctgggaataatggaaggaggagatataaaacaccaagagatgaaggacacgatcaggaaagaatatatgcagagactcaaggcgatactcaagtcaaaactcaacgaccggaaatacgataaaagccataaacacatgggcagtgccagtaatcagatacagcgcaggaatagtggaatggacgaaggcagaactccgcagcatagatcagaaaaccaggaaacatatgacaatacacaaagcactacacccaagagcaaatacggacagactatacataacacgaaaggaaggagggagaggaacttaaactaaagtatagaggactgcgtcaacatcgaaaacagagcactggggcaatatctgaaaaccagtgaagacgagtggctaaagagtgcatgggaagaaggactaataaaagcagacgaagacccagaaatatacagagacaggagaaagacagaaagaacagaggactggcacaacaaaccaatgcacggacaatacatgagacagactaaagaactagccagcgatgacaattggcaatggctacagaggggagagctaaagaaggaaactgaaggaatgataacagcggcacaagatcaggccctaagaaccagatatgttcaaagtacaatagacggaaataacatctctcccatatgtaggaagtgcaatacgaaaaagtgaaaccataaaccacatagcaagtgaatgcccggcacttgcacagaaccagtacaaaaagaggcatgattcagtagcaaaaccaaagccctccactggagcctgtgcaagaaacatcagctaccttgcagtaataagtggtacgagcaccaacctgaaggagtgatagaaaacgatcaggcaaagatcctctgggactatggtatcagaacggatagggtgatacgtgcaaacagaccagacgtgacgttgattgacaaagtcaagaagaaagtatcactcattgatgtcgcaataccatgggacaccagagttgaagagaaagaaagagaaaaaatggataagtatcaagatctgaaaatagaaataagaaggatatgggatatgccagtggaaatcgtacccataatcataggagcactaggcacgatcccaagatccctgaaaaggaatctagaaaaaactagaggctgaagtagctccaggactcatgcagaagagtatgatcctagaaacggcacacatagtaagaagagtgatgggctcctaaggaggcaggatgcaacccggaaccccacactataaataccacccagtcgaattggaggactgtgatagagcaaaaaaaaaaaaaaaaaacaaaaaaaaaaaaaaaaaaaaaataataataataataataataataataatgtatattaataatataacttttGGGTTTTTCCATAATTAAGAATCCATTAACCCTCCGCTTTTGTTGACAGTGTCACATATCTAATTAGTTACTAATATGGTAAAACAAGCAATGATATTACCTCCGCCAATCTGGGACTTGTAAATAAAGTcacgatttctttctttttgattgcAATATTCACTGAAACTTCTTATCTTTATCCTAAAACTTTGCGTGGGATTGTTTGATTCTTGCGAATTCCTACTGAAAATTGACAAACTTTTCTCCAAAGTTTTGTCAGTGAGGAAATCTTGCACTAAGCACAGACGCTTCCCGTTGTCATTGAAGCATTAGTTTCCTCAGAATGTTCCCAAAGAGACGTTTGCTCAGGTGAGAAAGGAAAACAGTTGTCAAACTTTTTCGTTTGCTTATCATGATGATTCAATTCATGCAGAACACATCGACGCCCacagttttgttttcatattcatttagttattatttattcatttatttatttattgtctatcacagtcatcctatccgactgggtggtatttatagtgtggggttccgggttgcatcctgcttccttaggagtccatcacttttgttTCTACGTGCGCTGTTTTTAgcagcacactcttctgcgtgagtcctggagctacttcagcttctagttttcccgttttttttttttttttttatatttaaaatagggATCTGATTGGACCTTACGTAGTgattctatgattatgggtacaatttccactgacatatcccatatccttcttatttcaatttcaggtcttgatacttatcaattttttctccttctttctcatCTACACTGGTGTCCctggtactgcgacatcagtgagtgataatttattattattattattattattattattattattattattattattattattattattattcagaagatgaacccttttctcatggaacaagcccacaggggccgctgacctgaaattcaagccgccaaagaatatagtgttcattaggaagaagtaatagaaggtaataataaatgcagaaagaagaggacagttattaaaaaagaacaaaataaataaatagacaaaaatgtaagtaaataaggTCTCATAAATGATGCAAAGCAATTAGAAATCTGCTGGATAATTATTATTGTGCAGAAAAGTCACAACATTTTCTAGTGCAGGTGTTTCCACAGGAATGAAATCAGCCCCGTATTATGAACCGAATTGTTGTTAAACAAATGGTGAAAACTTATAATAGAGATATTAAAAACTTTAGAGGGGTTATTCCCGATAGTAGATCCTTGTAATGGGACTATAGTACTTTaagcttattcttttttttttctttcattcagatGATTGTTCAACTATTTATGGAAGTTTATCATTAAAATAGTAAAAGCTTTGAGAGGGATTATTTGTGATAGTAAGTACCTGCAACGGGATGTCATTTTGCAAACTAATGCCAGGCTTATCACTcgattgtatttcattcatttccacAGACGCAAAGCAGTTCGACTTCCTCTACTGCCGCAAGAGATTTGGTTGGGACCACAGCACATTTACGATGTTCTCGATCATCGACATGCCATTGAGAGCTACAGGCGAGTGTCAGTCGTGCCTGAAGTCCAACAGACTTTAGAAATGCTTTGAACCCTATTCGTAATTGCATTCTGTCTAATCTCATCTGTTCGTTGGTACTAGAGTTTCTTAATGTGTCTGTTGGTATTGAGATCTGtttcattttagaatttttttattcacaattcACTCCTTCATTCGTATGCAATGTGGCTCGTGGTAAGTCTATGCAACAGATGTTACTTACCTTAACATAATTCTTTTAATGCCAATCCCGCCATGAAATTCGGTCATGTCATATTTGTACGTATACCTTTATATCGGAGCATATGAGTAATTTAACAGACTATCGAGCCCTTCTTGTTGCAAAGGTCTTTGAATCGTAGCAACTTccattaacatatttatttcaatgtCAAACACTTGGAATTTCTCCGACGTCACATATACGTACGCCCTTTTGTAAGTGCatttgagtttattattattattattattattattattattattattattattattattattattattattattagtagtagttagtagtagtagtagtagtagtagtagtagtagtagtagtagtatgaactctattcatatggaacaagcctacaaaaggaccactcacttgaaattcaagcctccaaaggaTGTTATGATGTTCGTTTGAAAAAGGTAACAAAGGCGAATGGgaaatgaaaacaagtaaattagCAAActgataaatggataaataaaatcgTAAGTCAGTTATTGATATACAAGAAGAATCGTTTTAGGGTAACAATGCATTGCAACTAAAATCAAGACTGACGAGTTCTTCTTTTTGTTATAAAAGGTTTAGAATCTTCATAACTTTTCGTATTTGTCTGGGCTGCAGGATCCCTCCTTGTGGTACCTCTGCTCAGCTACTTCTTCCGAGTTGATGACGGAACTCTGGCCTTCATCGGCGGCACTTCGACCCTTTTTCTTTACATCGTCAGGGGCACTGCGCCACTAGCTTGGGTTATGTATCTATGTGAgtaattttctcttctctctctctctctctctctctctctctctctcatgcacaggTATGTTTGTTTTTTGCTTCCGCAGTAATAAACAAAGCACATTACATACTacaattgttttgttttatggtaATTTAAGCACGGAGTAACACATTGTACACTATTACTCATAGGACAGGGTTCAATTTGAAATACGTTATGCATTGTTGCTGTTCTTTCACTT from Macrobrachium nipponense isolate FS-2020 chromosome 22, ASM1510439v2, whole genome shotgun sequence includes the following:
- the LOC135198450 gene encoding proton-coupled folate transporter-like encodes the protein MATVVDETTPLLAKIPASPEPVEKQDGGGVCTNFTRFLSSVRLEPTIVLFGIAYGIETVFGTNLIIDKVCKASYSPDKCENLDSGRYPREQDSVQRLSSAYGVYIRLIEFIPGIVAMLFLGSWSDRRERKGPILLPLAGNLLKGLLLTSNAYWWSLPPEYILVAYIPVGLTGSMLGLISGAYAYISAASGGKSRTSRVAVIGVIVHFASPVGQALAEALFDRGGYVAVFGAHSAASALALVYSGLRLEKWPGGRKRGDSSASVWQAVSPKAVKDMFLVALRRRKNGVRGYILGYVVAVSLYVVGVDAKQFDFLYCRKRFGWDHSTFTMFSIIDMPLRATGSLLVVPLLSYFFRVDDGTLAFIGGTSTLFLYIVRGTAPLAWVMYLSSVIGLGNEMVSVSSRAAISKLVEPEELGAIFAILSIGEAVIPIIAPSIFTAIYNSTIDFFPGLVYICAASFSCGILFVLTWILTRRPNNGLCREVSPFKKQ